Proteins from one Candidatus Woesearchaeota archaeon genomic window:
- the rnhB gene encoding ribonuclease HII: MKIVCGIDEAGRGPAVGPMVICGASFPENISDKLKEIGVKDSKLLLPEEREELFEKVTELCKKKYYIIIISPDEIDSAVAEKDLNWLEARKTAEIINFLRPNKAIIDCPNPNTKSYSEYIRERLIDKKTEIVAEHKADFKYPVVGAASILAKVTRDAEIEKIKEKIGIDFGSGYPSDPKTKKFIEENFDNKKFASIIRHSWSPVKARVSEKEQSRLGDF; this comes from the coding sequence ATGAAGATTGTGTGCGGAATTGATGAGGCAGGGAGAGGACCTGCTGTTGGTCCGATGGTAATCTGCGGCGCGTCTTTTCCCGAAAACATTTCCGACAAATTAAAAGAGATTGGAGTAAAGGATTCCAAGCTTCTCCTTCCTGAGGAAAGAGAAGAGCTTTTTGAGAAAGTAACTGAGCTCTGCAAAAAAAAGTATTATATCATAATTATAAGCCCCGATGAAATTGATTCTGCTGTTGCTGAAAAGGACCTGAACTGGCTTGAGGCAAGGAAGACTGCAGAGATAATAAATTTCCTGCGCCCGAATAAGGCAATAATTGACTGCCCAAACCCCAACACAAAATCTTATTCAGAATACATAAGGGAGCGGCTTATTGACAAGAAAACAGAGATTGTTGCCGAGCACAAGGCTGATTTCAAGTATCCCGTTGTTGGAGCTGCATCCATACTCGCGAAGGTTACAAGAGATGCTGAAATAGAGAAGATAAAGGAAAAGATTGGAATTGACTTCGGCTCAGGATACCCATCTGACCCCAAGACGAAGAAATTCATTGAGGAGAATTTTGACAACAAGAAGTTCGCATCAATTATCAGGCACAGCTGGAGCCCGGTAAAGGCAAGGGTTTCTGAAAAAGAGCAAAGCCGGCTTGGCGATTTCTAA
- the glgC gene encoding glucose-1-phosphate adenylyltransferase → MLDDIITIILAGGTGTRLMPLTEVRAKPAVPFGGKYRIIDFTLSNCINSKLSKMYVLTQYKSHSLNNHLAYGWSFLPRTLDQFIENVPAQMRTGESWYQGTADAVRQNIELIKNRNPKKVLILSGDHIYKMDYRQLIKFHEEKDADLTISAVRVPIKEASDFGILQADKNQKVVDFEEKPKEPKPMPENPDFAFSSMGVYLFNYNVLEEMLRQEGNDFGKHIIPKMIKEKNVYSFDFNKDNRISDYEYRAENGKRIKVLTERTGDSGYWWDVGSLTAFWQANMDLVGVNPEFNLYGEIWPIHTFQADHPPTKTVFNDSNQKGEALNSLVCDGVIISGARVEGSIISPETYIHRYCQIDNSVIMGGDPGKETSIGRSCHIKNAIIDKNVEIDQGVTIGYDINEDRGRGFTIAEIDSFGNYITVIRKGSVVSR, encoded by the coding sequence ATGCTTGATGATATAATTACAATAATTCTCGCAGGAGGAACAGGAACAAGGCTTATGCCTCTTACAGAGGTGAGGGCAAAGCCAGCAGTCCCATTCGGGGGAAAATACAGAATAATAGATTTTACCCTGAGCAACTGCATAAACTCAAAATTATCAAAGATGTATGTGCTTACACAATACAAATCCCACTCTTTAAACAATCATCTCGCTTACGGCTGGTCTTTTCTCCCAAGGACACTTGACCAGTTCATTGAAAACGTGCCTGCGCAGATGAGAACAGGTGAATCATGGTACCAGGGAACAGCAGATGCTGTAAGACAGAACATTGAACTGATAAAAAACAGAAACCCCAAAAAGGTGCTCATACTTTCAGGAGACCACATTTACAAGATGGACTATCGGCAGCTGATAAAATTCCATGAAGAAAAAGATGCGGATTTAACAATTTCAGCAGTAAGGGTGCCGATAAAGGAAGCCAGCGACTTTGGAATCCTGCAGGCAGACAAAAACCAGAAGGTTGTTGATTTTGAGGAAAAACCCAAGGAGCCAAAGCCGATGCCTGAAAACCCAGATTTTGCATTTTCCTCAATGGGAGTTTATCTCTTTAACTATAATGTACTTGAGGAAATGCTCCGGCAGGAAGGGAATGATTTTGGAAAGCACATAATCCCCAAAATGATTAAGGAAAAAAATGTTTACTCATTTGATTTCAATAAGGACAACAGGATAAGCGATTATGAATATCGTGCTGAAAACGGGAAGAGAATAAAAGTCCTTACTGAGCGAACAGGAGACTCAGGATATTGGTGGGATGTCGGCTCATTGACTGCATTTTGGCAGGCAAATATGGATTTAGTGGGTGTAAACCCGGAATTCAATCTCTATGGAGAAATATGGCCGATACACACCTTCCAGGCAGACCATCCGCCAACTAAAACTGTTTTCAATGATTCAAACCAAAAAGGAGAAGCACTAAATTCCCTTGTGTGTGATGGCGTGATAATAAGCGGAGCAAGGGTTGAGGGCTCGATAATATCCCCTGAAACATACATTCACCGATACTGTCAAATAGATAATTCTGTTATTATGGGCGGAGACCCCGGAAAAGAAACATCAATCGGAAGAAGCTGCCATATAAAAAATGCAATAATAGACAAGAATGTGGAAATTGACCAGGGTGTAACGATAGGCTATGATATTAATGAAGACCGGGGCAGGGGATT